The genomic window TCTACTAAAACAATTGCCAGTAAAAAAGAAAGATTAGCTTTAATTCTTAGCCTTCCCTTTGCATCGTGTAGTGCAAGGTTACCCGTTTACATTCTTTTAATAAGTGCATTCTTTTCAACACACGCAGCCACTATAATGCTGCTAGTCTATTTATCTAGTATAGCGTTAGTCTTAATATCCTCAAAATTTTTACAAAGATTCATTACCCAATCAGAAGATATCCCCTTCATCATAGAACTGCCGAGGTTTAGGCTGCCTACTTTAAAAAATTTATCCATTTATACATGGAACAGAGGAAAGCACTTTTTACAAAAAGCTGGAGGCATAATTTTAATAGCCACCGTACTAATTTGGCTTTTATCTTTCTTCCCTAATTTTGGAACAGATATAAACAGTAGTTTCGCCGCTTCTATAGGGAGAGTGTTTGAACCTTTAACCAATCACTTGGGATGGGATTGGAGAATAAACACCGGCTTGATTTTTGGTGTCGCCGCAAAAGAAATAGTTGTGTCTTCCTATGCCACAATTTTTAATGTTGGAGAAGGCTCTTTAACCTATGCCTTACAAAATGCATTAACCCCAGCATCTGCTTTAGCACTCATATTCTTCGTTATGGCTTATATTCCTTGTTTTGCAACGTTAGCCACGATTAAAGCGGAGACAAATGGGTGGAGATGGGCTATTTTTAGTTTTATTTACACCACTGTCGTTGCTTATCTTATAGCTAATTTGGTGTTTTTTGTGGGAGGTATTTTCCTATGAAGCATAAAAACTTCACACTTTCTTTGATAGCAATATTATCGATTATTTTCATGTTGCTAAATATACAGAAAAACTTTTTCTACGTCTTTTCTTTTTTTGTTATATTTTTAATTTCGATCTACGGTTTTTCTAATGATAATAGAATATGGTATCATAAATCTGCCCATATAATAGTTTCTTCTTTTATCGGTCTATTTCTTTTAGCTTATGAAATCTTGGATATTTTGTTCACTATGCTTGCGGGTGAATTTTCTGAAATAAATTTAAATATTTATGTTATAATCTTTGGTATACTAAGCATAACGATATTCTTTTTAGAATTGAGGTATCTAAGAAAAAAAAGAAATGAAGCATTGAATAAGGAGGAACGATAAATGTTAAAAGATATATTAAATAATGATTTAAAAAAATATATGAAAGAAAAAAATACCCTTGCTTTAAATGCGATTAGATCGATAATATCAGAGATTAAGAATAAAGAGGTTGAAAAAGGTTCTGAATTAACAGAGGAAGAAATAGTCCAGTTGATAAAAAAACAAATAAAAATGAGAGAAGATTCCATTGAACAATTCGAAAAAGCAGATAGGAAAGATCTTGCTGAAAAAGAAAGAAAAGAAGTTGAGATCTTGCAAGATTACCTTCCTGAGCAGCTTTCTGACGAAGAATTGAGAAAAATAATAGAAGAAACTATAAAGGAAGTTAATGCAACATCAAAAAAAGATTTTGGCAAAGTTATGAAATTAGTAATTCAAAAGGTTCAAGGAAGGGCCGATGGAAAGAAAATAAGTGAAATACTGTCGACACTTTTAAATTAACATATAACTAATATGTGATATAATAATACTAGAAAGAATTTCTTTGGAGGTGTTTTTTGCAGTGCTCACAATAGTTTATTCGGTGTTATTATTAGGGATTTTAGGGTTTGCTTCCGGTACTTTTTTAGCATTTGCTGCAAAAAAATTTGAAGTAAAGGAAGATCCAAGAGAAGCCATTGTTAGAGCAGTATTACCAGGTGTAGATTGTGGATCTTGTGGTTATCCTGGATGTTCAGCCTTCGCAAAGGCATTTGTCAAAGGTGAGGTTGGAAAAGACGGTTGTGTTCCTGGCAAATCTCAAGGTGTCCCAGAACTTTTGGAGAAAATATCTAAGATGTCTGTTGACGAATTGAACAAAATATATGAAGAAAGCGGGGAAGACGATTCTAAAATTTTAAAACTACTAAAACAAAATTAAAAAGGGGGGATCAAATTGATCGATCCTATATCCTCTCAACAATACAAGCCACTTTATCTAAGTAGTTTTGATTATGGAAGTGATCAACTTCCGCACACGAGTAGTCAAAACATTAACCACAGTCCTACAATGTCCAAGGAAGAGATGGAAAAACTTTTATCTTTTGTAATTTACAAACAAACTGGAATTTCGATGAAATTAGTTAGAACCGTTGGTGAACTGTATCAGGGTCAAAATTTAGATGTTTTAACGTAAGTAAAATTTTCATAATTGCGGGCCAAGATTGCCCGCAATTTTAAATAAAGGAGGATTTTCCTTGTATCCAAAGGTTTACGCTTACTTAGAAAGGATTCAAGAAAATGCAAGATTTTTAAAATCATTGTGCACTGATTCGGGTGTAGAAATAATAGCTGTCACTAAAGTAGTTTGTGGTGAACCTACAATAGCTCATGCACTTAAAGAATGTGGAATTGAAATACTAGGTGATTCAAGGATTCAAAACATAAAGAAAATGAGGAATTCGGGTATAAAAGGACCTTTTATGTTACTTCGCATACCCATGATCTCTGAACTTGATGATGTGGCAAATCATGTTGATTATACTTTAATAAGTGACTTAGAGATAAGTAAGAAATTGGGGAGTGTTTCTTCTAAGTTCAATAAGAAATCTAAAGTCATCTATATGGTTGACGTGGGTGATCTGAGAGAAGGAGTTTGGTTTGAAAAAGCTGTTTCTGAGGTTTCAAATGCCATTGATATAGAAGGAATAGAGATTGTTGGAATAGGCACAAACTTAGGATGTTTTGGTGGAGTAATCCCTGATGAAACTAATATGCAAAGGCTCGTAAAAATAAAGGAAGAAATCCAAAGAGAAACTGGAAGAACTCTAGATATAATCTCCGGGGGAAATACCGCTGCCTTACCTTTAATTGAAAAAGGAAGTTTACCAAAGGGTATAAACCAATATAGACTAGGCGAATCGATCATCTGTGGAATGGACGCAACTAACAACCGCAACGTTCCAGGGACAAGGCAGGATACGATAATCTTGGAAGCAGAAATTGTGGAATTAAAAGAAAAACCTTCCGTCCCCTACGGCAACATTGGTTATGATGCATTTGGTCGTAAACCAAAATTTGAAGACAAAGGTAATAGAATAAAAGGGATTTTAGCTGTGGGAGAACAAGATATTAATCCTACAAGTATGTATCCGTTGGATGACGATATTGAAATACTCCATGCAAGTAGTGATCATACGATCGTAGACTTAACTGAATCTAAAGTGAGGTATAAAGTAGGAGATAAGATAAGATTTAGGCTAGGTTACTCCTCTGTTCTGAGGGCCTTTACAAGTCCTTATGTTGAAAAGGTGATACTTTAATGTTTGCTTTTGTAAACACTCTTTTTGTAATAGCAATGATCCTTTTTATAATTTCAACGGTATTTTTATGGAGATCTGCTAAAATGATAAGAAACGGTAGTAAAAGTTCTGATGAAGACGTAAAAAAAATGGACAAAAAAGGACTGGTAGGTCTTTTAATAAGTGTTGGAATTTTTGTTTTATCTTATTTTTTGAGCTTATTAGTTTGATCGAGGTGGATACAAATGGAACTTACTTCTTTTACCCCTCCTAATAGTAAAGAAGCTGAAGAGTCGGTCATAGGCAGCATTTTTTTAGACCCTTCCATACTTCCTGACGTGATCGAAGAGGTAAGATGGGAAGACTTCTACTACGAAAACAATAAGATAATATTTAAAGTTATGGAAGAACTTTTTGACAAAGGGGAACCTGTTGATACTGTATCGGTGATTGAAAAACTTAGAGAATCCAATCTTTTACAGAAAATCGGTGGAGAAGATACAATAATTTATTTAGCTCAGGTTGTCCCAACAACGGCTAATGTGATGTATTACACCCAAATTGTAAAAGAGAAAGCTCTTTTAAGAGCTTTAATAAACGCATCTTCGGAGATAGTTGATGCCGTAAGAAATATTGGAGATGCTCAAGAAGTTTTAGAATATGCAGAAAAGAGAATATTTTCCATAGCCGAAGCCCGCGCAACCAGAACATATGATCTTTTATCCAACGTAATGCATGATGTTTTTGAACAGATAGAAGAATTGAAGAACAGAGCTCAAAAAGGCGAGGGAGATCTCGTTACGGGGGTTTCTACTGGATTCAAAGCTTTAGACAGGATGACTTCAGGATTTCATAGATCTGAGTTAATTATCATCGCCGCTAGACCATCCATGGGTAAAACGTCTTTTGCCGCAAATATTGCAACTAACATGGCTTTACAGGCAAATGTTGCCGTGGCAATCTTTAGTTTGGAAATGTCGAAAGAACAGTTAGCTAACAGAATTTTATGTTCTGAGGCAAAGGTTGATTTACACAAGGTTAGAACTGGACAAATTTCTGATGAAGAGTGGGAAAAATTAGTACAAAAAGCAGGAGAATTATCGAAATCAAGACTTATCTTTGACGACGAACCAGATCTAACTCCCAGAATGCTGAGGGCAAAAGCAAGGAGAATGAAAAGAGAATATGGTATAGAAGTAATTTTTATCGATTACTTACAATTGATGACTTCTAGATCTAAAGGTTATGAGAGCAGGCAACAAGAAATAACAGATATATCAAGATCCCTGAAATTGCTCGCTAGAGAGTTAAATATCACCGTCGTTGCTTTGTCTCAACTTTCCCGTGCAGTTGAGCAAAGAGAAGATAAAAGACCTCGTTTAAGTGATCTCAGAGAATCAGGGGCAATTGAACAGGATGCGGATGTCGTTATGTTTTTGTATAGAGATTCATATTACAAAAGAAAAAAAGATGAGCCCGGTAAAGATTCTTTAAATGATGAACATGAAGCAGAACTTATTGTAGGTAAGCAAAGAAACGGACCGGTTGGAACCATAAAACTAACTTTCAATCCTAAACTTGCAACTTTTTACACCTCTGATAGAGGATATCAGTAACTTTAGAAACAAGATTTTGATTTAAAAGGGTTACAGGGCGGAGCCCAGTTTGCGTCAGTGTACAAACAATTTTTTTAAATGATTTTGACCTTGATTTGGGGTTTTTAAGGGGAATCCCCCTTAATGTTTGGGTTTAAGGGACCGCAGGTCCTTTCCTTAGAAGGGTGGGGAGCGGGGCGAAGGGGCGCTAAAACAAGGCATTGAAGGATTTACCCTTTTTATCCTTATGGGCGGGCAACGGGGCGAAGGGGCGCTGACACAAAGTTTTAGAGTTTTTAACGATAACAAAAGGAGGGAAACATGTTCGTAATAGCAAATCTTTTAATAGCATTAGCAAGTATATTAAGAATAGTAATAGTATTTTTTGAATTTTGTATAATTGTATCCGCTTTATTAAGTTTCATAATGCCCTTCCAATACAACAGATTTCGAGGTTTTGTTGATTCAGTTGCCAATATAATTTTGAATCCAATAAGAAGGTTTATACCCACAGTAATAGGAAACATCGATCTATCTCCAATGATTGCTTTTTTGATATTGATGTTTTTAGATAGATTTTTGGTACAATCTCTATTGGACTTAGGTTATAGGATTGGGATGTAATTTTATATGAAGATCTTTATCTTTTACAATCCAATTAAGCTTTCTAACGATAACCTTGAAGAAAACATATTAAGACCTTTTAATGAAAGCAATATAGAGGTTCTTGGTTACGCTGCGGCGGGTTCTACTGTGGAGGAAAAACAAGCCCAAGCAGCTGATTTTTTCGTTGTTTTTGGGGGCGATGGGACAGTTTTGAAAATAGCTGAAATAGCCGCAATATTTTCAAAACCTGTAATAGCAGTTAATACAGGAAATTTAGGGTTTTTGAGTTCTTATTCCAGTTCTGAGATAAAAGAATTGATCGAAGATATACAAAAAGAAAACATTTCTTTTTCATTTCGGCACCTTTTAGAATGCCATGTAGGTACCAAAAAAGTTGTTGTTTTAAACGATATCGTCTTATTGAAAAGCCAGCCACTAGGCACGATGAATGTTGATGTAAAAATTGAGGAACACACTTTATTCTCATTCGCCGGAGACGGATTAATTGTATCAACACCGACTGGATCCACTGCGTACGCCTTATCTGCTGGAGGTCCTATAATTCACCCTGAACTCAATGTTGTCCAACTCATACCGTTAGCTGCCCATGCCCTCAACATTAGGCCTTTCATAGCCCCTCCTACACAAAAGATAGAGATCATTTTGAAAAACATGAGTAAGGGCTTTGCATATGTAACTGGTGATGGAGATATCATTCATAGGATGGAACCAGGGATGTCAATATTTGTGACTTCCAGTGAGATGACAATAAAACTAGCCCAAAGAAACGGGAACAATTATCTCAATGCGCTGGATAAAAAATTAGGGTTTGGCAGAAGGTTTGAATGATTTTAGGAGGCATATAATTTGTTCAAAAAAGAGAATGTTAGCCAAATCAACAGTATCAGTTTGAATCGATTGACACGATATTTGAATAATGTCTTGAGAATGGGCAGAATAGTTCAAGAAATGTACTATAAATTTGGGGATACTTATCTAGAGAGAAACGATAAATTAGCTAAAGAAATAATAAATCAAGATGACAGATTAGATTTTATCGAGGCAAGCCTAAATTATGAAAGCGTTATTTTATTGTCATCTGGTAATTACACAGGCATTTACTTAAAAGCTTGTTTCATGAGCTCCAAATTAGTTCAAATATTTGAAAACATGGGAGACATATGCGAAAAAAATGCCAAATTAATGATTGAAATACTCAAAACCCCTTCTACCGTAAACGCTATAAATTTTGAAGACAGTTTGGAATTAACCAAAGAGAACCTTTCAATAGTTTTATCCTCGTTATCAGATTTGATCAATATCAAAGCCGCCAAATTGATGACAGATCAGGTAAAAGAAAGTTTTTTTGAAAAAGCCAAGAAAAGTTGTATTCTCAACGAAGAAGTGAAAGGGCTCATCGATGCTTACAAATCGTACTTGTACAAATCCAAAGAATCCATTAAATCCGCTTCTCTTCATATAGAAGTCTTAAACAATTTAGCAAACTTTTCTGATTTAATCACAAACATTTCCGAAAATATCATTTGGGCGTTGACAGGGGAGTTATACAAATGTAGAAATAACGATTTAGAACTCTTCTATTTCTTAGGAGAAGAAAACTCGTGAAAAAACTCTTCAAATACGTTTCAAAAGAATTCATACCACCATTTTTTATGGGCTTAATCGCTTTTATAGTCTTTGTGAGCTTAGAGTTGCTTTACCAACTATCGGAAATAATAGTCAGAAACAATGTGGGATTTTCAAAACTACTGATATTGATTTGGTATCATCTACCATATTTTATTTCCATGGGAATTCCTGTGGGAGTGCTGTTTGGTATATTTTGGGTTATCTCAAAACTCTCCTCTGCAAACGAAATAATCGCTCTACAAACGTTGGGAATACCGATGAAGAAATTAATTATACCTTTTATGACGATTTCTCTATTGTTATCTTTTTTTACATTTGCACTCTTCAACACCATCGTACCCGTATCAAACTACAAGGCAAAAGAAGCGATGGCATTGTACGTTTATCAAAGACCTCAAACACAGATCGAAGAAAACCAATTTGTCGATGTTGGTGATGGAAGATACCTCTTTGTAAAACAAATAGATAGAGAAAGTGGGATTCTATACGACGTGCTTTTATACGAGGTTAAAAATGATTACACCGCTGTTTTTAACGCTCAGCAAGCTCAAAAAGGTCCCGACGGTTGGTACATGAAAAACGGAAGGATGTTTAGAACCAACGAAGATGGTTTCCTCGACTTAGACATAACTTTTGATCAATTGCAACTCGATATTCAAGAAGATGTCGAAGAATTTCTGAACTTCTCTAAAAGTGCTAACGAAATGACCTCAAAAGAACTAAAAGAAAAAATAACTACTTTTTCCAAACTTGGATTAGATGTCTCCGGTCTAATAGTTTCTTACCAGTCAAAATTCGCTAACTCGTTGGCTCCCTTGGTAATTTGTATTTTAGGAATTGCCTTGTCCCTGTTTCTGAACCTGACAAGTAAATCTTGGAGTGTAATTACAACGTTTGTGTTGGTTATAATTTATCAAGGTTCTGGGGCTTGGTTGTCTGCTTTGGGAAAAGAGCATATAATAAATCCAACGATATCCGTTTGGATTCCCAACATAATATTTGGTATTATTGGTACTTTTCTATTCTTGATGCTGGATACAAGAGTATCTTATAAACTTCTCGAGCCTTTGAAAAGAATTTTCTCTGTAATATTGTTTATTCTTGTTGGTTCTTCCTTTTTTTCTGCACCCGTAAATATAACTAGTGAAGATTTTAATTTAAAAGATGAGTTATTATTTTTAGAAGGTAACGTCTTTGTAGAGTATGAAGGTTCTACAATAAAAGCCGATTCAGCTCAAGGTGAATTAAATGAAGATGGAACAATTAAAGCAGCAACTTTCTTTGGAGATATTACTTATCTATATGAAGATACCTCTATACAAGCCTCAGAGATAACCGTAAACTTTGAGGAAGACTCCGCAGTCTTTTTAAATTCATATACCATACAAAAGTATAAGGCAGAGAAAGAGGTAGATGTACGCATATGGTCTGAAAGCATGGAAAAACCGATGCAAGAGAATATAATAGAGACAAACCAGACGAAATTAACAACATGCGAAGATTGTATTACTTATTACTTCTCAGCCAGAAAAGTAGACATTTTTCCAGGATATTTTTTGATAGCCAGGGACGTTGTCCTTAGTTTTTTCGGGCTTCCTGTTCTATACCTACCTTTCTATTTTCAAAGTTTATCAGAAGATGAAGAAGAACCCATGTCTCTCACCTTTGGATACGATAACAACGAATTTTTCCTATTAACAGAAATTAATTATAAGTTTGAAAATGGGGCCAAGGTTCATTTATCTTACAATACGATCAATGATCTAGCCACTTCGGAAACTGATAAAGAAGTGACACTAAAATACGGGGTTCCCTTTTTATATGGAAGTTTGAATCTATTTACAGGTCTAAATTCCCCAGATACATACAATAACAACTTAGGAGTTTCGTACCAATTTTTTGAAGATAACAAGGAAAGTGAAATTGCCAAATTAGAGTTTCAACTTGAACCGTCTACAAAAGACAAATCTTTGTTGTTAAATATCCCAAAACTAGAAACGAATTTGGGGGATCTTAAAAATATAAAATCACACATTTATTGGGATTCGAAGGGATTTGATGATATTCTATTTTTAAACGTAGAATCTCAAGCCTTTCAAAAAAGATATGGGAGATCTTTGATTTCTCTTTCAAAGCTTAAGCTCAACTCTCATTCATATGGGGATATATCCAACCTTTCGATGGATCAAATATGGGATACGAAAGAAAGTGAAATAGATGTAGAAGGAAAGTACAACTTCTATGAAACATTTGCCAGAATGTACGGTAACTTTGATTACGCTTACACCACCGTCGCAACCGAAACCACTAAAAATCGATTAACAACGAAAAACACCTTCTCTTACACAGATACCCTTTATGAGATTGATAGAAATAATTTTGATTTAAAATTCAACATGGAAGATACGATTCATTTCAACTATTATAACGACTTTATACCTGGTGAAACCTACTCTTCTGGAAAAACGCTCTTTGATTACTCTTTAGAACCAGGATTTGATATTAGTTTAGGTGTTTTCGAATTTGGTAACTCCTTAGAATACATAAAGGTTTTAGAAAACTCTCTCACTCCCTCTGCCACAGACGAATTGAATTACAACAATTACGTAGGATATTCCTTCTCTATCTTTGAAAAAAATTTTACGAACTCCGCAAAGTTAAGTAGAAGTTTTGATCTGAAAAATGCCGAAAATTTCCCCAATTTGCAAGAAATGGAACTTCAAACTCAAACCAACATAAATCTATTAAAAACTAAAAATACCTTACAAACACAAACAGAGTTTGATATTACTAATCCCAATACGATCCAACCGGATACAACAAACGTAAAACTAACCAACGTCATTGGCCCTTTAACCCATAGAAGTGAATTTGATTATCACCATCAAGAAGAGATTAAGGTTGATTATATTGAAAACAGAGAAATTTTGAGGTACAATAGAAATCGACTACAATTGGATTATAGGTATTATATTCATGAACAAACATTCACCAAAAAGATCCCAGAGCTTTTAACATATTTTCTTTTTTATTATGAAGGTAACAAAATTTACGGGGATTTTGACATGAAGGAAGAGTACACTGTCTACGACTTAGACCTAAATTTCTTGGAAAAAAGTTCAAATTACTCTTTTGGAATAGACACAACCTACCGTATTTCAGAGTCTCTTGAAACAGGCTTCGACATAAACAACAGGGATAAAAGCGAGTTTGCAAAAATAACCTTTGATTATAATATAGAGAATCAAAGCTGGGATTTCACCGAGTTTGAAATACAGAAAAAGATTATATGCTGGACGTTGAACATACAGTCTAAATTTTCCTTACTACCCCAGTTTGATTTAGCTTCGCTCAGAATATCTTTTTTTATCAATTATATACCCGATAAAAATATCTCATATGGTGATGAAGGGTTTGAATTTGGATTAATGTGAGGAGGAATATTGATGTTCTTAAACGGCAACGAGGAAAAACAAAAGAATATGGAAATGATCGCCAAAAGAATAGAGGTATGTGAAAAGTGTCCCTTGAACCTTACAAGATCTAATACTGTTCCAGGTTCGGGAAACGTTGATTCGCCAATAATATTTGTAGGTGAAGGTCCTGGTGCAGATGAAGACGCCTTGGGAGAACCTTTCGTTGGAAGAGCAGGGCAACTTTTAGAAAAGATGCTCAAAGAGTATGCAAAATTGGAAAGAAAAGATGTTTTCATCACAAACATTGTGAAATGTCGACCTCCTCAAAATAGGGTTCCCACACAAGAAGAGGTTAAAAGTTGCCAACCTTATCTTGATGGGCAAATAATCGTTATTAAACCAAAAATAATCGTAACCCTTGGTAATACACCATTGAATTACTTTACTGGTGAATCTAAGATAACTCAATCACGTGGACGTTTTTTCAACTGGTATGGAGATATTAAAATCTTTCCAACTTTTCATCCAAGCTACCTCTTAAGAAACCAAAGTTTGACTAAAGGATCTCCAAAATGGTACGGATACCTGGATATGAGAATAATTGGAATAATGTATAGAGCATTAAAACAGGGTAAAGGGGTTGAAGAGGTTACTAAAACAATTGAAGAAAAGATTAAAAGCCTTGAAAATGCTGGGGGGAGTTAAAATTGAAACTCTTATCCCTAGAGATAGAGGGTTTTAAAAGTTTTGGCAGAAGAACATATTTTAATTTAGATAAAAATATTATCGCGATAATCGGTCCCAATGGATCGGGTAAATCTAACATTGTAGACGCGATTAGATGGCTATTAGGAGAGCAATCTCAAAAACAGATGAGAATATCAGAAAAAAACGATGTA from Petrotoga mexicana DSM 14811 includes these protein-coding regions:
- a CDS encoding GatB/YqeY domain-containing protein; this encodes MLKDILNNDLKKYMKEKNTLALNAIRSIISEIKNKEVEKGSELTEEEIVQLIKKQIKMREDSIEQFEKADRKDLAEKERKEVEILQDYLPEQLSDEELRKIIEETIKEVNATSKKDFGKVMKLVIQKVQGRADGKKISEILSTLLN
- a CDS encoding RnfABCDGE type electron transport complex subunit B, coding for MLTIVYSVLLLGILGFASGTFLAFAAKKFEVKEDPREAIVRAVLPGVDCGSCGYPGCSAFAKAFVKGEVGKDGCVPGKSQGVPELLEKISKMSVDELNKIYEESGEDDSKILKLLKQN
- a CDS encoding alanine/ornithine racemase family PLP-dependent enzyme — encoded protein: MYPKVYAYLERIQENARFLKSLCTDSGVEIIAVTKVVCGEPTIAHALKECGIEILGDSRIQNIKKMRNSGIKGPFMLLRIPMISELDDVANHVDYTLISDLEISKKLGSVSSKFNKKSKVIYMVDVGDLREGVWFEKAVSEVSNAIDIEGIEIVGIGTNLGCFGGVIPDETNMQRLVKIKEEIQRETGRTLDIISGGNTAALPLIEKGSLPKGINQYRLGESIICGMDATNNRNVPGTRQDTIILEAEIVELKEKPSVPYGNIGYDAFGRKPKFEDKGNRIKGILAVGEQDINPTSMYPLDDDIEILHASSDHTIVDLTESKVRYKVGDKIRFRLGYSSVLRAFTSPYVEKVIL
- the dnaB gene encoding replicative DNA helicase encodes the protein MELTSFTPPNSKEAEESVIGSIFLDPSILPDVIEEVRWEDFYYENNKIIFKVMEELFDKGEPVDTVSVIEKLRESNLLQKIGGEDTIIYLAQVVPTTANVMYYTQIVKEKALLRALINASSEIVDAVRNIGDAQEVLEYAEKRIFSIAEARATRTYDLLSNVMHDVFEQIEELKNRAQKGEGDLVTGVSTGFKALDRMTSGFHRSELIIIAARPSMGKTSFAANIATNMALQANVAVAIFSLEMSKEQLANRILCSEAKVDLHKVRTGQISDEEWEKLVQKAGELSKSRLIFDDEPDLTPRMLRAKARRMKREYGIEVIFIDYLQLMTSRSKGYESRQQEITDISRSLKLLARELNITVVALSQLSRAVEQREDKRPRLSDLRESGAIEQDADVVMFLYRDSYYKRKKDEPGKDSLNDEHEAELIVGKQRNGPVGTIKLTFNPKLATFYTSDRGYQ
- a CDS encoding YggT family protein, which gives rise to MFVIANLLIALASILRIVIVFFEFCIIVSALLSFIMPFQYNRFRGFVDSVANIILNPIRRFIPTVIGNIDLSPMIAFLILMFLDRFLVQSLLDLGYRIGM
- a CDS encoding NAD(+)/NADH kinase, encoding MKIFIFYNPIKLSNDNLEENILRPFNESNIEVLGYAAAGSTVEEKQAQAADFFVVFGGDGTVLKIAEIAAIFSKPVIAVNTGNLGFLSSYSSSEIKELIEDIQKENISFSFRHLLECHVGTKKVVVLNDIVLLKSQPLGTMNVDVKIEEHTLFSFAGDGLIVSTPTGSTAYALSAGGPIIHPELNVVQLIPLAAHALNIRPFIAPPTQKIEIILKNMSKGFAYVTGDGDIIHRMEPGMSIFVTSSEMTIKLAQRNGNNYLNALDKKLGFGRRFE
- a CDS encoding phosphate signaling complex PhoU family protein, with product MFKKENVSQINSISLNRLTRYLNNVLRMGRIVQEMYYKFGDTYLERNDKLAKEIINQDDRLDFIEASLNYESVILLSSGNYTGIYLKACFMSSKLVQIFENMGDICEKNAKLMIEILKTPSTVNAINFEDSLELTKENLSIVLSSLSDLINIKAAKLMTDQVKESFFEKAKKSCILNEEVKGLIDAYKSYLYKSKESIKSASLHIEVLNNLANFSDLITNISENIIWALTGELYKCRNNDLELFYFLGEENS
- a CDS encoding LptF/LptG family permease, which codes for MKKLFKYVSKEFIPPFFMGLIAFIVFVSLELLYQLSEIIVRNNVGFSKLLILIWYHLPYFISMGIPVGVLFGIFWVISKLSSANEIIALQTLGIPMKKLIIPFMTISLLLSFFTFALFNTIVPVSNYKAKEAMALYVYQRPQTQIEENQFVDVGDGRYLFVKQIDRESGILYDVLLYEVKNDYTAVFNAQQAQKGPDGWYMKNGRMFRTNEDGFLDLDITFDQLQLDIQEDVEEFLNFSKSANEMTSKELKEKITTFSKLGLDVSGLIVSYQSKFANSLAPLVICILGIALSLFLNLTSKSWSVITTFVLVIIYQGSGAWLSALGKEHIINPTISVWIPNIIFGIIGTFLFLMLDTRVSYKLLEPLKRIFSVILFILVGSSFFSAPVNITSEDFNLKDELLFLEGNVFVEYEGSTIKADSAQGELNEDGTIKAATFFGDITYLYEDTSIQASEITVNFEEDSAVFLNSYTIQKYKAEKEVDVRIWSESMEKPMQENIIETNQTKLTTCEDCITYYFSARKVDIFPGYFLIARDVVLSFFGLPVLYLPFYFQSLSEDEEEPMSLTFGYDNNEFFLLTEINYKFENGAKVHLSYNTINDLATSETDKEVTLKYGVPFLYGSLNLFTGLNSPDTYNNNLGVSYQFFEDNKESEIAKLEFQLEPSTKDKSLLLNIPKLETNLGDLKNIKSHIYWDSKGFDDILFLNVESQAFQKRYGRSLISLSKLKLNSHSYGDISNLSMDQIWDTKESEIDVEGKYNFYETFARMYGNFDYAYTTVATETTKNRLTTKNTFSYTDTLYEIDRNNFDLKFNMEDTIHFNYYNDFIPGETYSSGKTLFDYSLEPGFDISLGVFEFGNSLEYIKVLENSLTPSATDELNYNNYVGYSFSIFEKNFTNSAKLSRSFDLKNAENFPNLQEMELQTQTNINLLKTKNTLQTQTEFDITNPNTIQPDTTNVKLTNVIGPLTHRSEFDYHHQEEIKVDYIENREILRYNRNRLQLDYRYYIHEQTFTKKIPELLTYFLFYYEGNKIYGDFDMKEEYTVYDLDLNFLEKSSNYSFGIDTTYRISESLETGFDINNRDKSEFAKITFDYNIENQSWDFTEFEIQKKIICWTLNIQSKFSLLPQFDLASLRISFFINYIPDKNISYGDEGFEFGLM
- a CDS encoding uracil-DNA glycosylase, with product MFLNGNEEKQKNMEMIAKRIEVCEKCPLNLTRSNTVPGSGNVDSPIIFVGEGPGADEDALGEPFVGRAGQLLEKMLKEYAKLERKDVFITNIVKCRPPQNRVPTQEEVKSCQPYLDGQIIVIKPKIIVTLGNTPLNYFTGESKITQSRGRFFNWYGDIKIFPTFHPSYLLRNQSLTKGSPKWYGYLDMRIIGIMYRALKQGKGVEEVTKTIEEKIKSLENAGGS